In Listeria monocytogenes, the following proteins share a genomic window:
- a CDS encoding HSP90 family protein — protein MENHSHRFQVNLAGMIDILSNHLYDEKDVYIRELLQNATDAIRARKKLTPTLEGKILVSLTGDTNEKTLILEDNGIGLTEEEVHAFLATIANSSKGEKDFDGERSNDFIGRFGIGLLSCFIVSDEIVMISTSKKDGNTTEWRGKADGTYSVRKIETETREPGTQVYLRLRADLDEHPECEDVEELINTLKKYGSSLESNIIVEINGLEEEINSWTKQFSNKETLSKLSKDQIIQYGEYILGTRFQDYFLIENESGRTFGIAYMIPHAVQMNAIRKNTVFLNNMYVTSEANNILPDWSFFAKCVIWTDELQPVASREAFYKNERLTSVADELGVALKKGIETLPEEALMKLLATHYLGFKALASEDAPFLKLIYPYLPVRTLNGEEKLGDIIAKNDVIYYTYSVDDFRQIKDIARSSGMTLINGGYSYDSPILAQLSYFVEGTEFVLIEPEEMTNKLRPMTVSEEQAYQPILTEMNSMMAEFDTDVLIKHFEPKDLPIIFIHSTATQELRELERAVEETNSVFSDILESIQKEQEPAPLAHLYLNLDNELIKRLFTSGKTVKELSVIVNVLYIQALLLGHYPLKRKEMVLMNQNMLRILEML, from the coding sequence ATGGAAAATCACTCTCACCGTTTTCAGGTGAACTTGGCTGGTATGATTGATATTCTCTCAAACCACCTTTATGACGAAAAAGATGTTTATATTCGCGAATTACTACAAAATGCAACCGATGCCATTCGCGCTAGAAAAAAATTAACGCCAACTTTAGAAGGAAAAATCCTCGTGTCTCTAACAGGTGACACAAATGAAAAAACTTTGATTTTAGAAGATAATGGAATTGGTTTGACCGAAGAGGAAGTCCACGCTTTTCTCGCAACGATTGCTAATTCATCCAAAGGCGAAAAAGATTTTGATGGAGAGCGTTCCAATGATTTTATCGGTCGTTTTGGAATTGGCTTACTTTCTTGTTTTATTGTTAGTGATGAGATTGTAATGATTTCCACTTCCAAGAAAGATGGTAATACAACAGAATGGCGCGGAAAAGCGGACGGAACTTATTCGGTTCGGAAAATAGAAACGGAAACTCGCGAACCAGGTACACAAGTGTATTTGCGCTTACGAGCTGATTTAGACGAGCACCCTGAATGCGAGGACGTAGAAGAATTAATCAATACACTCAAAAAATATGGTTCCTCTTTGGAAAGTAATATAATAGTAGAAATTAATGGTTTAGAAGAAGAAATTAATAGTTGGACCAAACAGTTTTCCAATAAAGAAACCTTGTCTAAACTATCAAAAGATCAAATTATTCAGTACGGCGAATATATCCTTGGAACACGTTTCCAAGATTATTTCTTAATTGAAAATGAGTCAGGAAGAACGTTTGGGATTGCTTATATGATTCCTCATGCTGTTCAAATGAATGCTATCCGGAAGAACACGGTATTTTTAAATAATATGTATGTCACAAGTGAAGCAAATAATATTTTGCCTGATTGGTCGTTTTTTGCTAAATGTGTGATTTGGACGGATGAGCTTCAACCTGTTGCTTCTCGTGAAGCATTTTATAAAAATGAGCGGTTAACTAGTGTTGCCGACGAGCTTGGCGTTGCTTTGAAAAAAGGAATTGAAACTCTTCCAGAAGAAGCATTGATGAAATTATTAGCTACACATTATCTTGGTTTTAAAGCACTTGCGAGTGAAGATGCACCATTTTTAAAATTAATCTATCCTTATCTTCCAGTTCGGACTTTGAATGGCGAGGAAAAATTAGGTGATATTATCGCTAAAAATGATGTCATCTATTACACCTACTCGGTCGATGACTTTAGACAAATTAAGGATATTGCGAGATCAAGCGGTATGACGCTTATTAACGGCGGCTATTCCTATGATTCGCCAATCTTAGCGCAATTAAGTTACTTTGTTGAGGGGACAGAATTTGTTTTAATCGAACCGGAAGAAATGACTAATAAATTACGGCCTATGACAGTGAGCGAAGAACAGGCTTACCAACCTATTTTGACAGAAATGAATAGTATGATGGCTGAATTTGATACAGATGTATTAATTAAACATTTTGAACCGAAAGATTTACCGATTATTTTCATCCACTCTACAGCAACACAAGAATTACGCGAACTAGAACGTGCTGTCGAAGAAACGAATTCTGTTTTTAGTGATATTTTAGAGAGCATCCAAAAAGAACAAGAACCTGCACCGCTTGCTCACTTGTATTTAAATTTGGATAACGAGCTGATTAAAAGACTTTTCACTTCTGGAAAAACAGTGAAAGAATTGTCCGTGATTGTGAATGTACTTTATATCCAAGCCTTACTATTAGGGCATTATCCGCTTAAACGGAAAGAAATGGTATTAATGAATCAAAATATGTTACGAATCTTAGAGATGCTATAG
- the fri gene encoding non-heme iron-binding ferritin Fri — MKTINSVDTKEFLNHQVANLNVFTVKIHQIHWYMRGHNFFTLHEKMDDLYSEFGEQMDEVAERLLAIGGNPFSTLKEFLENASVEEAPYTKPKTMDQLMEDLVGTLELLRDEYQQGIELTDKEGDNVTNDMLIAFKASIDKHIWMFKAFLGKAPLE, encoded by the coding sequence ATGAAAACAATCAACTCAGTAGACACAAAGGAATTTTTGAATCACCAAGTAGCGAACCTAAACGTATTCACAGTAAAAATTCATCAAATTCATTGGTATATGAGAGGCCACAACTTCTTCACTTTACATGAAAAAATGGATGATTTATATAGCGAATTCGGCGAACAAATGGACGAAGTAGCAGAACGTTTACTAGCAATCGGCGGAAACCCATTCTCGACTTTAAAAGAGTTTTTAGAAAATGCGAGCGTTGAAGAAGCTCCTTATACGAAACCAAAAACAATGGATCAATTAATGGAAGACTTAGTTGGTACATTAGAATTACTTAGAGACGAATATCAACAAGGTATTGAGCTTACTGACAAAGAAGGCGACAACGTAACAAACGATATGTTAATTGCTTTCAAGGCAAGCATTGACAAACATATCTGGATGTTCAAAGCATTCTTAGGAAAAGCTCCATTAGAATAA
- a CDS encoding HesB/YadR/YfhF family protein has protein sequence MNIEVTDQANKWFHDEFDVANGNGIRLFAKYGGSNSSLHPGFSIGLTAEKPQEAAVAEKKEDLIFFIEDHDYWYFKDHDWKIDYEPKTEEVLFSFKEKVK, from the coding sequence ATGAATATCGAGGTAACGGACCAAGCAAATAAATGGTTTCATGATGAGTTTGATGTAGCTAATGGTAATGGAATTCGACTTTTTGCGAAATATGGCGGTTCTAACAGTTCCTTGCATCCTGGTTTCTCTATCGGTTTAACTGCCGAAAAGCCGCAAGAAGCAGCAGTCGCTGAGAAGAAAGAAGACTTAATTTTCTTCATTGAAGACCATGATTATTGGTATTTCAAAGACCACGACTGGAAAATTGACTATGAACCAAAAACGGAAGAAGTACTTTTTTCCTTTAAAGAAAAAGTGAAATGA
- a CDS encoding MBL fold metallo-hydrolase: protein MTKKLVICISLIAIFLSGCSFSEPSTSKSNITEKTLNGASFTFFDVGQGDSTLIQAEDGTTILIDTGRQDDDRILTYLKEANIKKIDLLLLTHPHADHIGNADKVIATYKPKEIWMDGLTFSSSIYEKVIDAALASDAKYKEPRRGEKATFGPFNLEVLSPDKLENDANNDSIAVKITYKDISAIFTGDSEKGREREMVDSGANLEADILDLGHHGSSTSNQPFFLDKVKPQVAVYSAEMANSYGHPHVEVLEWLKERDIKTYGTDVNGTVIIETDGEKIHVQTEKSGTPKPGSSYNKENSTQKTEDATSEELPESINLNTASSEDLQLLPLIGPALAEKIIAERPYQSIDDLKKINGIGDGIVRQIKEQGIAVTK, encoded by the coding sequence ATGACAAAGAAATTAGTAATCTGTATAAGTTTAATCGCGATATTTTTAAGCGGTTGTAGTTTTTCCGAACCATCAACGAGTAAATCGAACATTACCGAAAAAACATTGAATGGTGCAAGTTTTACATTTTTTGATGTTGGACAAGGTGATAGCACACTTATCCAAGCAGAAGATGGTACAACTATTTTGATTGATACTGGTCGCCAAGATGATGACCGTATTTTAACCTATTTAAAAGAAGCGAATATAAAGAAAATAGATTTGCTACTACTGACACACCCGCACGCAGACCATATCGGTAATGCTGATAAAGTAATCGCTACATACAAACCAAAAGAAATTTGGATGGATGGTTTAACTTTTTCTAGTAGTATTTACGAGAAAGTAATTGACGCGGCATTAGCTTCAGATGCCAAATACAAAGAACCGAGACGCGGCGAAAAAGCGACTTTTGGTCCATTTAATCTAGAGGTTTTAAGCCCTGATAAACTGGAAAATGACGCAAATAATGATTCTATCGCTGTAAAAATCACCTATAAAGATATTTCCGCTATTTTTACAGGTGACTCAGAAAAAGGCCGAGAAAGAGAAATGGTAGATAGCGGTGCCAATTTAGAAGCGGATATTTTAGATTTAGGGCACCACGGATCGTCCACATCCAACCAGCCATTTTTCCTAGATAAAGTAAAACCGCAAGTGGCTGTTTACTCTGCTGAAATGGCTAATAGTTATGGACATCCTCATGTGGAAGTGCTGGAGTGGCTAAAAGAGCGCGATATAAAAACATATGGAACAGATGTGAATGGTACGGTTATTATCGAAACCGATGGTGAAAAAATCCATGTGCAAACCGAAAAATCAGGTACACCAAAACCAGGTAGCAGTTATAATAAAGAAAATAGCACACAAAAAACAGAAGATGCAACATCCGAAGAATTACCAGAAAGCATTAATTTAAATACAGCATCTAGTGAAGATTTACAATTATTACCACTAATTGGGCCAGCGCTTGCAGAAAAAATTATTGCCGAGCGACCATATCAGTCCATAGATGACTTGAAAAAAATTAACGGCATTGGCGATGGCATTGTGCGCCAAATAAAAGAACAAGGCATTGCCGTAACAAAGTAG
- a CDS encoding DUF3006 domain-containing protein, translated as MKKAILDRIEDGKAVFLLEPDQTEWQIDKEKLDSSIKEGDVVTISETNEIMKHPQETEEMKNRIAEKLERLRGRN; from the coding sequence ATGAAAAAAGCAATTTTAGATCGGATAGAAGATGGCAAAGCAGTTTTTCTATTAGAACCAGACCAAACAGAATGGCAAATTGACAAAGAAAAGCTCGATTCATCCATAAAAGAAGGGGATGTCGTCACTATTTCAGAAACTAATGAAATAATGAAACATCCCCAAGAAACGGAAGAAATGAAAAATAGAATTGCGGAAAAGCTAGAAAGATTAAGAGGGAGAAACTGA
- a CDS encoding MFS transporter, translated as MNSDLTNKKILTRSSKVMLVLGIILIAANLRTPITSVGPLLGMIQSDLHLTNTMAGLLTTIPLLAFAGLSPFVSKLSRALGIEVLIFVALLTLVVGSLLRPFGGEFNLFAGTFMIGLAIAVGNVILPSLIKKEFPFKLGLMTGVYSISMNLCAALAAGLTVPIAMNNRFSWHGSMVFWAILGVVALVIWIPQLKYNQRSTEKIATHLVTTSVWKSPLAWKISLFMGSQSAIFYISIAWLPNILADQGLSSTSSGLMLSLMQFAVMPITFIIPIIAGRMKNQQVLVGISILFFLIGIFGIMFASGSILILSIAIIIYGIGSGMSFSLSMMFFNLRTTSATESADLSGMAQSIGYLFAASGPILFGTLHDALGSWQPTLYVLVGITLIMLYCGLDAGRNKFLFSQKK; from the coding sequence ATGAATTCAGATTTAACCAATAAAAAAATCCTTACACGTTCGAGTAAGGTGATGCTAGTTTTAGGCATTATTTTGATTGCAGCGAACTTACGGACACCGATTACATCTGTTGGTCCGTTACTTGGAATGATCCAGTCAGATTTACATTTAACTAATACGATGGCTGGGTTACTTACAACGATTCCATTACTTGCATTTGCAGGTCTGTCACCATTTGTTTCTAAGCTAAGTCGTGCGCTTGGTATAGAAGTATTAATATTTGTAGCACTGTTAACGCTTGTAGTTGGTAGCTTACTACGACCGTTCGGCGGCGAATTTAATTTGTTTGCTGGAACGTTTATGATTGGTCTTGCTATTGCTGTCGGAAATGTTATTTTACCAAGTTTGATAAAAAAAGAATTTCCATTTAAATTGGGGCTAATGACCGGGGTTTATTCCATTTCGATGAATTTATGTGCGGCGCTTGCAGCTGGGCTAACGGTTCCTATTGCTATGAACAACCGCTTTAGTTGGCATGGAAGTATGGTTTTCTGGGCGATTCTTGGTGTCGTTGCTCTAGTCATTTGGATTCCACAACTAAAATATAATCAACGCTCGACGGAAAAAATTGCAACTCACTTGGTTACAACTTCGGTTTGGAAATCTCCACTCGCATGGAAAATTTCTTTATTTATGGGTTCCCAGTCAGCAATTTTTTATATTTCGATTGCTTGGTTACCAAATATTTTAGCAGATCAAGGATTATCTAGTACGTCGAGTGGTTTAATGCTTTCCTTGATGCAGTTTGCTGTAATGCCGATTACGTTTATTATTCCTATTATCGCTGGACGAATGAAAAATCAGCAAGTACTTGTTGGGATTTCTATTTTATTCTTTTTGATTGGAATTTTTGGCATTATGTTTGCTTCTGGTAGCATACTTATTTTATCCATCGCTATCATTATCTATGGAATTGGCTCGGGGATGTCATTTAGTTTGTCGATGATGTTCTTTAATTTGCGAACAACAAGCGCTACCGAATCAGCGGATCTATCTGGAATGGCGCAATCTATCGGTTACTTGTTCGCTGCTTCCGGTCCGATATTATTTGGTACCCTACATGATGCGCTTGGTAGCTGGCAACCAACCTTATATGTTTTAGTTGGTATCACTCTAATTATGCTATACTGCGGCCTAGATGCTGGACGCAATAAATTTCTCTTCTCTCAGAAAAAGTGA
- a CDS encoding FadR/GntR family transcriptional regulator: MVEKIERKSLAEQVYDQIKAEITNGTWKIGERIPKEADLMAEFGISRNTLREAIRALAHIGLLETKQGDGTFVRNNSELNAIMQKRVRESTVQEILEIRHALDREAVILACERRTEEDLAMLEKYRQQCQLATEKNDVPAFVKADSALHLTIVKAAHNDLLLDMYVNILEEIQFSITSTTEMNPEANQHNGHATLVQAIENRNQEQAAHEVTEYITLFKRIAAKNGEKK, encoded by the coding sequence ATGGTAGAAAAAATTGAACGAAAATCGCTTGCAGAGCAAGTTTATGATCAAATAAAGGCAGAAATCACTAATGGTACGTGGAAAATTGGTGAGCGCATTCCGAAAGAAGCGGATTTGATGGCTGAATTTGGTATTAGCCGTAATACGCTGCGTGAAGCTATCCGCGCCTTAGCTCATATTGGTTTGCTGGAGACAAAACAAGGCGATGGTACTTTTGTCCGTAATAATAGTGAGCTTAATGCTATCATGCAAAAACGAGTTCGCGAATCGACTGTTCAAGAAATCCTTGAAATCCGGCATGCGCTTGATCGAGAAGCTGTTATTCTAGCTTGCGAACGACGCACGGAGGAAGATTTAGCTATGCTGGAAAAATATCGACAACAATGCCAACTAGCGACTGAAAAAAATGATGTACCTGCTTTTGTCAAAGCTGATTCTGCCCTTCATTTAACAATTGTCAAGGCAGCTCATAATGATTTGTTGTTAGATATGTATGTCAATATTTTAGAAGAAATACAGTTTTCAATTACAAGTACAACGGAAATGAACCCAGAGGCAAATCAGCATAATGGGCATGCCACACTTGTTCAAGCTATTGAAAATCGAAATCAAGAACAAGCAGCACATGAAGTAACAGAGTATATTACTCTTTTCAAACGAATTGCTGCTAAGAATGGAGAAAAGAAATGA
- a CDS encoding AI-2E family transporter has translation MNWLEKLKENDTARRVLVFVLLGIVLYLLRSMIDLILLTFIFAFLVTRLENVILKRVRIPRKLIVIVLYSLVAIFLYVAIVHFLPILINQISQLVDSLVKLYNNPSDNTIVKWIVGFLKESNIQKYLQTGVDFIIASLSGIGSVGLSFFLALILSLFFSLEKERVTSFTGQFMTSKVGFIFKEAAFFGKKFVSTFGVVLEAQLMIALVNTVITTIALYLMDFPQLLSLSIMVFVLGLIPVAGVIISCIPLVLIAYSVGGFQDVVYILITVVIVHAIETYILNPKLMSSKTNLPVFYTFIILIFSETFFGVWGLIVGIPVFVFLLDILEVRNADDLKKRTIFGRKKKVD, from the coding sequence ATGAATTGGTTAGAGAAACTAAAAGAAAATGACACTGCAAGACGGGTGCTAGTGTTTGTCCTTCTAGGCATTGTATTATATTTACTCAGAAGCATGATTGATTTAATTTTACTCACATTCATTTTTGCATTTTTAGTAACACGATTAGAGAATGTTATTTTAAAAAGGGTGCGCATACCGCGAAAGTTAATCGTTATCGTACTGTATTCATTAGTGGCAATTTTCTTATATGTTGCCATAGTGCATTTTTTACCAATCTTAATTAATCAAATTTCTCAATTAGTAGATTCTCTTGTGAAGCTTTACAATAATCCAAGCGATAATACGATTGTGAAGTGGATTGTTGGATTTTTAAAAGAGTCTAACATTCAAAAATATTTACAAACAGGTGTTGATTTTATTATTGCTTCCCTTTCAGGTATCGGGTCTGTTGGATTATCGTTTTTCCTAGCGTTAATTCTTAGCTTGTTCTTCTCTTTAGAAAAAGAACGAGTGACTTCTTTTACTGGGCAATTTATGACAAGTAAAGTAGGCTTCATTTTTAAAGAAGCTGCCTTTTTTGGAAAGAAATTTGTTTCCACTTTTGGAGTGGTTTTAGAGGCGCAATTAATGATTGCATTAGTGAATACGGTTATTACGACAATCGCGCTCTACTTGATGGATTTTCCGCAGTTACTTAGTTTATCCATTATGGTGTTTGTTTTGGGATTAATTCCAGTGGCCGGCGTAATTATTTCCTGTATTCCGCTAGTGCTGATAGCTTATTCCGTTGGCGGATTCCAAGATGTAGTGTACATTTTAATTACCGTAGTCATTGTCCACGCGATTGAAACATATATTTTAAATCCAAAACTAATGTCATCTAAAACGAATTTACCTGTATTTTATACATTTATTATTTTGATTTTCTCAGAAACATTTTTTGGCGTGTGGGGGCTCATCGTAGGAATACCTGTTTTTGTATTCTTATTAGATATTTTAGAAGTGAGAAATGCTGACGACTTGAAAAAACGAACGATATTTGGACGCAAGAAAAAAGTAGATTAA
- a CDS encoding alpha/beta hydrolase, which translates to MKKMIILIIALAIIIAGFWIIFLQFEPTKKTAKEPTATANKTTEKAKKPVSEIAVPTLFVHGYSGTANSFGGMINRLAEDGDITKSLVMTVAADGTVSTEGDYDKFSHNPSIQVIFEDNKSSMVNQAQWIQNVMKELKNNYHIEKVYAVGHSMGGVSLTSYIEKVGSDKAYPVLEKLVLIGSPLNGLVIGDDGVTAYDLTDSGPKQASDRYSEFIKNKQKIPTNLHVLNIAGDTLNGTKSDGSVSVASALSGKFIFEGQAASYEEKTFTGKNAAHSKLHENTDVDAEVANFLWGIEKVD; encoded by the coding sequence ATGAAAAAAATGATTATTTTAATTATCGCATTAGCTATTATAATTGCTGGCTTCTGGATAATTTTCCTTCAATTTGAACCTACTAAAAAGACAGCTAAAGAACCTACTGCAACAGCAAATAAAACAACGGAAAAAGCTAAAAAACCTGTTTCAGAAATTGCCGTTCCGACCCTATTTGTTCATGGATATTCTGGAACAGCCAATTCATTCGGCGGTATGATTAATCGTCTTGCTGAAGACGGAGACATAACAAAATCGCTTGTTATGACTGTAGCTGCCGATGGAACTGTAAGCACGGAAGGAGACTACGATAAATTCAGTCACAATCCTTCTATTCAAGTCATTTTTGAAGATAATAAAAGCTCGATGGTCAATCAAGCACAGTGGATTCAAAATGTAATGAAAGAGCTAAAAAACAATTATCATATTGAAAAAGTTTATGCTGTGGGACATTCCATGGGTGGCGTTAGTTTAACGAGCTATATCGAAAAAGTCGGTAGTGACAAAGCCTATCCTGTTCTCGAAAAACTTGTCTTAATTGGCTCTCCGCTTAACGGACTAGTGATTGGTGATGATGGTGTGACAGCTTATGATCTTACAGATTCTGGTCCGAAACAAGCTTCAGACCGTTATAGCGAATTTATTAAAAACAAACAAAAAATCCCTACTAATTTACACGTTTTAAATATTGCAGGTGATACATTAAACGGAACAAAAAGCGATGGTAGTGTTTCTGTCGCGAGCGCCTTATCTGGCAAATTCATTTTCGAAGGTCAAGCCGCAAGTTACGAAGAAAAAACATTCACAGGTAAGAATGCAGCTCATAGTAAACTCCATGAAAATACCGATGTGGATGCCGAAGTAGCTAACTTTTTATGGGGAATAGAAAAAGTAGATTAA
- a CDS encoding alpha/beta hydrolase: MLKRVFFSIILPLGCLVGAIFILLSINTTYPKAANDSIPTIFIHGYRGTDRSLHGMIRRFDQKYHWGTESLTVNVSPDGKISTTGTYNKKEKNPLINIVFEDNRATLPQQSMWTKKVMSYLQQNYAIKKFNAVGHSMGGGAWVSYLASYEKNKSYPQVNKIVFLAVPFYPEEYVNGDQQVDIKNANNVHAKFAEKMAKVLPSNTEIMIIGGNLEDGSNSDGEVKLDSVLYGEKLFAHQKVTTHVIKGPQATHSSMHESTVVDKYVGQFLWGEK, encoded by the coding sequence ATGCTAAAGCGCGTGTTCTTCTCCATTATCTTACCATTGGGTTGTTTAGTTGGAGCTATTTTTATTTTACTATCCATTAACACGACTTATCCAAAAGCAGCCAATGATTCCATTCCAACCATTTTTATTCATGGTTACCGCGGGACAGATCGCTCGCTTCACGGAATGATACGCCGCTTTGACCAAAAGTATCACTGGGGTACAGAGTCATTAACGGTAAATGTAAGCCCAGACGGAAAAATTTCTACTACTGGAACTTATAATAAAAAGGAAAAAAATCCACTTATCAATATTGTTTTTGAAGATAATCGAGCAACACTGCCCCAACAATCTATGTGGACAAAAAAAGTAATGTCTTATTTACAACAGAACTATGCCATTAAAAAATTCAATGCAGTGGGTCATTCCATGGGTGGTGGCGCTTGGGTTTCATATTTAGCTAGTTATGAAAAAAACAAGTCCTATCCTCAAGTAAATAAAATTGTCTTTCTTGCCGTTCCATTTTATCCGGAAGAATACGTGAATGGCGATCAGCAAGTCGATATTAAAAACGCAAATAATGTTCATGCTAAATTCGCCGAAAAAATGGCGAAAGTTTTGCCAAGTAATACAGAAATTATGATTATCGGTGGTAATTTGGAAGATGGTTCAAATAGTGATGGTGAAGTGAAATTAGATAGTGTTTTATACGGTGAAAAATTATTTGCCCATCAAAAAGTGACGACACATGTCATTAAAGGACCACAAGCTACTCATAGTAGTATGCACGAATCTACTGTTGTGGATAAGTATGTTGGCCAATTTTTATGGGGCGAGAAATAA
- a CDS encoding DUF4064 domain-containing protein, translated as MIKRTGEIVLAIIGLILSVLAQAFIAVIGLLMISGSKGKEGLTTFYNNYYKTMTEWEIPKKEIPDPDRVLDFVQTLSWTALTGGLITLVLGGFGIYYILKNKKPAFAGYLFLAAGIVSLLSTALISFIPALLLLVAAILCFVRKPKSTFSGL; from the coding sequence ATGATTAAACGAACTGGTGAGATAGTACTCGCTATTATTGGTCTTATTTTAAGTGTACTCGCACAGGCATTTATTGCTGTTATAGGTCTATTAATGATAAGTGGTTCAAAAGGTAAAGAAGGTTTAACAACATTCTACAACAATTACTACAAAACAATGACAGAATGGGAAATTCCCAAAAAAGAGATTCCCGATCCCGACCGTGTACTAGATTTTGTGCAAACATTGTCTTGGACGGCATTAACAGGGGGCTTAATTACGCTCGTTCTTGGTGGGTTTGGTATTTACTACATACTAAAAAATAAAAAACCAGCTTTTGCCGGATACTTATTTTTAGCAGCGGGTATTGTATCGTTACTTTCTACAGCACTCATTAGTTTTATTCCTGCTTTACTATTGTTAGTTGCAGCAATACTTTGTTTTGTTCGTAAACCAAAAAGTACTTTTTCTGGATTATAA
- a CDS encoding PspA/IM30 family protein — protein sequence MANLFEKMKQWNKEVSEKIEKREEKRRNSVSYYMDKTKQEMKDAERMVEKQRELKSLFYKEYKEMEVYVEKRRHQAEIAKEAGETKLADFALEEVAQYEEQLEATKGHYDQASEQLEKLELRMHEMRLKWKNLKTQHLAEMAEKNATETSEKMDKVIHDMSWGSVSDYHEAQKQRDLAEEAEKKADMSKELSQSFDDLMDELEKKTKKSKEIIKDKAQNFTTMVDEIIEREKQNFKKPEKASIEDQLNELEKEAAKEKPKEEKEVLIPELEKKEEENETDK from the coding sequence ATGGCAAACCTTTTTGAAAAAATGAAACAATGGAATAAAGAAGTTAGTGAAAAAATCGAGAAACGTGAAGAAAAACGTCGTAATTCAGTAAGTTACTATATGGATAAAACAAAACAAGAAATGAAAGACGCTGAACGTATGGTAGAAAAACAACGCGAACTAAAATCTCTTTTCTACAAAGAATATAAAGAAATGGAAGTTTATGTTGAAAAACGCCGTCACCAAGCAGAAATTGCTAAAGAAGCTGGTGAAACAAAACTTGCTGATTTCGCTTTAGAAGAAGTGGCTCAATATGAAGAACAATTAGAAGCTACGAAAGGACACTACGACCAAGCGTCCGAACAACTGGAAAAATTAGAACTACGCATGCACGAAATGCGCTTAAAATGGAAAAATCTTAAAACACAACATTTAGCTGAAATGGCTGAAAAAAATGCGACAGAAACTTCCGAAAAAATGGACAAAGTTATCCATGATATGAGCTGGGGTAGTGTTAGTGACTATCATGAAGCACAAAAACAACGCGATTTAGCGGAAGAAGCAGAAAAGAAAGCGGATATGAGTAAAGAACTTTCTCAATCCTTTGATGATCTAATGGACGAACTAGAAAAGAAAACTAAGAAAAGCAAAGAAATCATCAAAGATAAAGCACAAAACTTTACAACAATGGTAGATGAAATTATTGAACGTGAAAAACAAAATTTCAAAAAACCAGAAAAAGCTTCTATAGAAGACCAATTAAATGAACTTGAAAAAGAAGCAGCAAAAGAAAAACCAAAAGAAGAAAAAGAAGTATTAATTCCAGAATTAGAGAAAAAAGAAGAAGAAAACGAAACAGATAAATAA